In Anopheles gambiae chromosome 2, idAnoGambNW_F1_1, whole genome shotgun sequence, a single window of DNA contains:
- the LOC1276800 gene encoding eukaryotic translation initiation factor 3 subunit L: MYSNEEPWEGGYDEYGYEMGMPEDGMYDRGYFPMHEDVKKFLMYFCTVIKDGVVYEIQNLYENTFPKLSEQHFEKKAWPSEEEVAHLVDNDNLFLILYKELYYRHLHARIQGGPSLEQRLNSFYNYCNFFNYILPSKEPVQLELPDIWLWELIDEFVYQFQNFAQYRARLTDKTDEEMDMLLNNNSKVWNILCILNVLHSLVSMSKIKDQLEAAAAGKDPEAVAGEFGRHSFYKMLGYFSLVGLLRVHSLLGDYHQAIKVLEPIEIHKKSQYSHIPSCQISTSYYVGFAYMMMRRYSDAIRTFSSILLYIQRTKQLYSARSYQNDQINKQTDQMYHLLAICLVLHPQCIDESIQQVLREKNYHDNMYKMQCGDLDVFRNFFVFACPKFVSPVPPPPDAPIEDYVKDALEHQINVFMDEVKQQQELPTIRSYLKLYTTLPIMKLASFMDRKPQDEVDEQKLENLLTRLLCFKHKMKNVVWTKGSSGLEGKFQSGSELDFYIDKDMIHIADTKVSHRYGDFFIRKVMKFEDLNRRLHAIKG; the protein is encoded by the exons ATGTACTCGAACGAAGAACCATGGGAGGGT GGCTACGATGAGTACGGCTACGAGATGGGCATGCCGGAGGATGGCATGTACGATCGAGGCTACTTCCCCATGCACGAGGACGTGAAGAAGTTCCTGATGTACTTCTGCACCGTCATCAAGGATGGGGTGGTGTACGAGATCCAGAATCTGTACGAAAACACCTTCCCGAAGCTGAGCGAGCAGCACTTCGAGAAGAAGGCCTGGCCGAGCGAGGAGGAGGTGGCGCACCTGGTCGACAACGACAACCTGTTCCTGATCCTGTACAAGGAGCTGTACTACCGTCATCTGCACGCCCGCATCCAGGGCGGTCCGTCGCTCGAGCAGCGGCTGAACTCGTTCTACAACTACTGCAACTTCTTCAACTACATCCTGCCGTCGAAGGAGCCGGTGCAGCTGGAGCTGCCCGACATCTGGCTGTGGGAGCTGATCGACGAGTTCGTGTACCAGTTCCAGAACTTTGCGCAGTACCGCGCCCGGCTGACGGACAAGACGGACGAGGAGATGGACATGCTGctgaacaacaacagcaaggtGTGGAACATCCTCTGCATCCTGAACGTGCTGCACTCGCTCGTGTCGATGTCGAAGATCAAGGACCAGCTGGAGGCGGCCGCGGCCGGCAAGGACCCGGAGGCGGTGGCGGGCGAGTTCGGGCGCCACTCGTTCTACAAGATGCTGGGCTACTTCAGCCTGGTCGGGCTGCTGCGCGTCCACTCGCTGCTCGGCGACTACCACCAGGCCATCAAGGTGCTGGAGCCGATCGAGATCCACAAGAAGAGCCAGTACTCGCACATTCCGTCGTGCCAGATCAGCACGTCGTACTATGTCGGGTTTGCGTACATGATGATGCGCCGCTACTCGGACGCGATCCGCACGTTCTCGTCGATCCTGCTGTACATCCAGCGCACCAAGCAGCTGTACAGCGCCCGCTCGTACCAGAACGACCAGATCAACAAGCAGACGGACCAGATGTACCATCTGCTCGCCATCTGTCTGGTGCTGCACCCGCAGTGCATCGACGAGTCGATCCAGCAGGTGCTGCGCGAGAAGAACTACCACGACAACATGTACAAGATGCAGTGCGGCGACCTGGACGTGTTCCGCAACTTTTTCGTGTTCGCCTGTCCGAAGTTCGTGTCGccggtgccgccgccgccggacgCACCGATCGAGGACTACGTGAAGGATGCGCTCGAGCACCAGATCAACGTGTTCATGGACGaggtgaagcagcagcaggagctgcCGACCATCCGGTCGTACCTGAAGCTGTACACCACGCTGCCGATCATGAAGCTGGCCTCGTTCATGGACCGCAAGCCGCAGGACGAGGTGGACGAGCAGAAGCTCGAGAACCTGCTGACCCGGCTGCTGTGCTTCAAGCACAAGATGAAGAACGTCGTGTGGACGAAGGGTTCGAGCGGACTGGAGGGCAAGTTCCAGTCCGGTTCGGAGCTGGACTTTTACATCGACAAGGACATGATTCACATCGCCGACACGAAGGTGTCGCACCGCTACGGTGACTTTTTCATTCGTAAGGTCATGAAGTTTGAAGACCTGAACCGCCGTCTGCACGCCATCAAGGGTTAA
- the LOC1276803 gene encoding acyl-coenzyme A diphosphatase FITM2 isoform X2 — protein MASKRKPIHTPSAAGAAGGNAARPQMNFRQGLNDTTARAEAKGTRPTATPTSIREVLTMMVLHVCKKIIFFDTSLKVPLYLGSLFIVSLIGDFLPYPKTYLARTDNLFNVYFVKLGWAWTLLFAFPYLAMTSITICCGDNQRLIRNHLPRLGIATVFWFVWTKLFNVIESSYGRCSVRGFDAKTPCLKAGHLWNGFDISGHAFILIYSSLVLMEEARPIIGWESIKDLLRNEEHNRSNNDNSQTSNPLKNLKDEDLKALKYFYNRFTPTIRLFFIGMTMLQLLWDLMLVGTMLYHHRMVEKVLSGIIAVVTWFVTYRAWYPLPTVLPDPVGKGLFNYQSISKPEIGLRRRASLLQPGSTAAAGANAGGSPKEIPKFMGMPLYAARQQMSGGSVGAGASPLEGGSASGQQAAFGTATSKRRKMLDNRFHPSG, from the coding sequence ATGGCAAGCAAACGAAAACCAATCCACACGCCATCTGCCGCCGGAGCAGCGGGCGGCAACGCCGCCCGTCCACAGATGAACTTCCGCCAGGGGTTAAACGATACGACCGCACGGGCGGAAGCAAAGGGCACGAGACCGACCGCCACACCGACCTCCATCCGGGAAGTGCTCACGATGATGGTGCTGCACGTGTGCAAAAAGATCATCTTCTTCGACACCAGCCTGAAGGTGCCGCTGTACCTTGGCTCTTTGTTCATCGTGTCCCTGATTGGGGACTTTCTGCCCTACCCGAAGACATACCTCGCCCGCACGGACAATCTGTTCAACGTGTACTTCGTCAAGCTGGGCTGGGCCTGGACGCTGCTGTTTGCCTTCCCCTATCTGGCCATGACATCGATCACGATCTGCTGCGGCGACAATCAGCGGCTAATCCGGAACCATCTGCCCCGGCTCGGCATAGCGACCGTGTTTTGGTTCGTGTGGACGAAGCTGTTCAACGTGATCGAATCGAGCTACGGTCGGTGCAGTGTGCGCGGGTTCGATGCCAAAACGCCCTGCCTGAAGGCGGGCCACCTGTGGAATGGGTTTGACATTTCCGGCCATGCCTTCATACTGATCTACTCCAGCCTGGTGCTGATGGAGGAGGCGCGCCCCATCATCGGGTGGGAAAGCATCAAAGATTTGCTGCGCAACGAGGAGCACAACCGGAGCAACAACGACAACTCCCAGACGTCCAATCCGCTCAAGAACCTAAAGGACGAGGATCTGAAGGCGCTCAAGTACTTCTACAATCGCTTCACCCCCACGATTCGGCTGTTCTTCATCGGCATGAcgatgctgcagctgctgtggGACCTGATGCTGGTCGGCACGATGCTGTACCACCATCGGATGGTGGAGAAGGTGCTGAGCGGCATCATTGCCGTCGTGACGTGGTTCGTGACGTACCGGGCCTGGTACCCGCTACCGACCGTGCTGCCCGATCCGGTTGGCAAGGGGCTGTTCAACTACCAGTCCATCAGCAAGCCGGAAATTGGGCTGCGCCGAAGGGCCAGCTTACTGCAGCCCGGTTCCACTGCAGCGGCCGGAGCCAATGCGGGTGGCAGCCCCAAAGAAATACCCAAGTTCATGGGCATGCCACTGTACGCCGCAAGGCAGCAAATGTCTGGCGGAAGCGTTGGTGCAGGTGCATCGCCGCTGGAAGGTGGTTCGGCCAGCGGACAGCAGGCCGCTTTC
- the LOC1276803 gene encoding acyl-coenzyme A diphosphatase FITM2 isoform X3 yields the protein MASKRKPIHTPSAAGAAGGNAARPQMNFRQGLNDTTARAEAKGTRPTATPTSIREVLTMMVLHVCKKIIFFDTSLKVPLYLGSLFIVSLIGDFLPYPKTYLARTDNLFNVYFVKLGWAWTLLFAFPYLAMTSITICCGDNQRLIRNHLPRLGIATVFWFVWTKLFNVIESSYGRCSVRGFDAKTPCLKAGHLWNGFDISGHAFILIYSSLVLMEEARPIIGWESIKDLLRNEEHNRSNNDNSQTSNPLKNLKDEDLKALKYFYNRFTPTIRLFFIGMTMLQLLWDLMLVGTMLYHHRMVEKVLSGIIAVVTWFVTYRAWYPLPTVLPDPVGKGLFNYQSISKPEIGLRRRASLLQPGSTAAAGANAGGSPKEIPKFMGMPLYAARQQMSGGSVGAGASPLEGGSASGQQAAFI from the coding sequence ATGGCAAGCAAACGAAAACCAATCCACACGCCATCTGCCGCCGGAGCAGCGGGCGGCAACGCCGCCCGTCCACAGATGAACTTCCGCCAGGGGTTAAACGATACGACCGCACGGGCGGAAGCAAAGGGCACGAGACCGACCGCCACACCGACCTCCATCCGGGAAGTGCTCACGATGATGGTGCTGCACGTGTGCAAAAAGATCATCTTCTTCGACACCAGCCTGAAGGTGCCGCTGTACCTTGGCTCTTTGTTCATCGTGTCCCTGATTGGGGACTTTCTGCCCTACCCGAAGACATACCTCGCCCGCACGGACAATCTGTTCAACGTGTACTTCGTCAAGCTGGGCTGGGCCTGGACGCTGCTGTTTGCCTTCCCCTATCTGGCCATGACATCGATCACGATCTGCTGCGGCGACAATCAGCGGCTAATCCGGAACCATCTGCCCCGGCTCGGCATAGCGACCGTGTTTTGGTTCGTGTGGACGAAGCTGTTCAACGTGATCGAATCGAGCTACGGTCGGTGCAGTGTGCGCGGGTTCGATGCCAAAACGCCCTGCCTGAAGGCGGGCCACCTGTGGAATGGGTTTGACATTTCCGGCCATGCCTTCATACTGATCTACTCCAGCCTGGTGCTGATGGAGGAGGCGCGCCCCATCATCGGGTGGGAAAGCATCAAAGATTTGCTGCGCAACGAGGAGCACAACCGGAGCAACAACGACAACTCCCAGACGTCCAATCCGCTCAAGAACCTAAAGGACGAGGATCTGAAGGCGCTCAAGTACTTCTACAATCGCTTCACCCCCACGATTCGGCTGTTCTTCATCGGCATGAcgatgctgcagctgctgtggGACCTGATGCTGGTCGGCACGATGCTGTACCACCATCGGATGGTGGAGAAGGTGCTGAGCGGCATCATTGCCGTCGTGACGTGGTTCGTGACGTACCGGGCCTGGTACCCGCTACCGACCGTGCTGCCCGATCCGGTTGGCAAGGGGCTGTTCAACTACCAGTCCATCAGCAAGCCGGAAATTGGGCTGCGCCGAAGGGCCAGCTTACTGCAGCCCGGTTCCACTGCAGCGGCCGGAGCCAATGCGGGTGGCAGCCCCAAAGAAATACCCAAGTTCATGGGCATGCCACTGTACGCCGCAAGGCAGCAAATGTCTGGCGGAAGCGTTGGTGCAGGTGCATCGCCGCTGGAAGGTGGTTCGGCCAGCGGACAGCAGGCCGCTTTC
- the LOC1276803 gene encoding acyl-coenzyme A diphosphatase FITM2 isoform X1 has protein sequence MASKRKPIHTPSAAGAAGGNAARPQMNFRQGLNDTTARAEAKGTRPTATPTSIREVLTMMVLHVCKKIIFFDTSLKVPLYLGSLFIVSLIGDFLPYPKTYLARTDNLFNVYFVKLGWAWTLLFAFPYLAMTSITICCGDNQRLIRNHLPRLGIATVFWFVWTKLFNVIESSYGRCSVRGFDAKTPCLKAGHLWNGFDISGHAFILIYSSLVLMEEARPIIGWESIKDLLRNEEHNRSNNDNSQTSNPLKNLKDEDLKALKYFYNRFTPTIRLFFIGMTMLQLLWDLMLVGTMLYHHRMVEKVLSGIIAVVTWFVTYRAWYPLPTVLPDPVGKGLFNYQSISKPEIGLRRRASLLQPGSTAAAGANAGGSPKEIPKFMGMPLYAARQQMSGGSVGAGASPLEGGSASGQQAAFVSSHLYGSRIGSGGIGNSSSSGGGGGAGGGSSGSYYSNSDFNHPSYARYRSRFERFEP, from the coding sequence ATGGCAAGCAAACGAAAACCAATCCACACGCCATCTGCCGCCGGAGCAGCGGGCGGCAACGCCGCCCGTCCACAGATGAACTTCCGCCAGGGGTTAAACGATACGACCGCACGGGCGGAAGCAAAGGGCACGAGACCGACCGCCACACCGACCTCCATCCGGGAAGTGCTCACGATGATGGTGCTGCACGTGTGCAAAAAGATCATCTTCTTCGACACCAGCCTGAAGGTGCCGCTGTACCTTGGCTCTTTGTTCATCGTGTCCCTGATTGGGGACTTTCTGCCCTACCCGAAGACATACCTCGCCCGCACGGACAATCTGTTCAACGTGTACTTCGTCAAGCTGGGCTGGGCCTGGACGCTGCTGTTTGCCTTCCCCTATCTGGCCATGACATCGATCACGATCTGCTGCGGCGACAATCAGCGGCTAATCCGGAACCATCTGCCCCGGCTCGGCATAGCGACCGTGTTTTGGTTCGTGTGGACGAAGCTGTTCAACGTGATCGAATCGAGCTACGGTCGGTGCAGTGTGCGCGGGTTCGATGCCAAAACGCCCTGCCTGAAGGCGGGCCACCTGTGGAATGGGTTTGACATTTCCGGCCATGCCTTCATACTGATCTACTCCAGCCTGGTGCTGATGGAGGAGGCGCGCCCCATCATCGGGTGGGAAAGCATCAAAGATTTGCTGCGCAACGAGGAGCACAACCGGAGCAACAACGACAACTCCCAGACGTCCAATCCGCTCAAGAACCTAAAGGACGAGGATCTGAAGGCGCTCAAGTACTTCTACAATCGCTTCACCCCCACGATTCGGCTGTTCTTCATCGGCATGAcgatgctgcagctgctgtggGACCTGATGCTGGTCGGCACGATGCTGTACCACCATCGGATGGTGGAGAAGGTGCTGAGCGGCATCATTGCCGTCGTGACGTGGTTCGTGACGTACCGGGCCTGGTACCCGCTACCGACCGTGCTGCCCGATCCGGTTGGCAAGGGGCTGTTCAACTACCAGTCCATCAGCAAGCCGGAAATTGGGCTGCGCCGAAGGGCCAGCTTACTGCAGCCCGGTTCCACTGCAGCGGCCGGAGCCAATGCGGGTGGCAGCCCCAAAGAAATACCCAAGTTCATGGGCATGCCACTGTACGCCGCAAGGCAGCAAATGTCTGGCGGAAGCGTTGGTGCAGGTGCATCGCCGCTGGAAGGTGGTTCGGCCAGCGGACAGCAGGCCGCTTTCGTAAGTAGCCATCTGTACGGTTCACGCATTGGTAGCGGTGGCAttggcaacagcagcagtagtggtggtggtggtggtgctggtggcggtagtagtggtagttACTATAGCAACTCCGACTTTAATCATCCTTCGTACGCTCGCTATCGTAGTCGCTTTGAGCGATTTGAACCGTAG